A single genomic interval of Streptomyces showdoensis harbors:
- a CDS encoding DUF2252 domain-containing protein: protein MDEIRTAVPGQREHTTHGSGRIPHVAGFARRAAGGTEPSAEAAGSASASAKERGKELRRSVPRSSHGTLVLAPGRPDAVSAVEESSRGRVAALAPIRVGRMAASPFAFLRGSAGLMAHDLVGSPVTGITAQICGDAHAANFGLYGDARGRLVIDLNDFDETVVGPWEWDLKRLATSLVLAGREVGADEEMCRAAAFDTVGAYRRTMRLLARLPALDAWNAIADEELVSHTDARDLIGTLERVSAKARNNTSARFAARSTEAVTDEEGGGRRFVDAPPVLRRVPDEEAAAVAAALGEYLETVSEDRLPLLARYAVHDVAFRVVGTGSVGTRSYVVLLLDHRGEPLVLQVKEARPSALLPYLPAAGFAVPDAGHEGRRVVLGQKRMQVVSDILLGWTTVEGRPYQVRQFRNRKGSVDPAALTAEQVDDYGRMTGALLARAHAHSADPRLIASYCGKNEELDEAVAAFAVAYADRTTADHEDLLSAIRTGRITAELGV from the coding sequence CCCGCACGTGGCCGGGTTCGCACGGCGCGCGGCGGGCGGGACCGAGCCGTCGGCCGAGGCCGCCGGCTCCGCCTCCGCCTCGGCGAAGGAGCGCGGCAAGGAGCTGCGGCGCAGCGTCCCCCGGTCCTCGCATGGCACGCTCGTCCTCGCCCCCGGGCGGCCCGACGCCGTGTCCGCCGTGGAGGAGTCCAGCCGGGGCCGGGTCGCCGCCCTCGCACCGATACGGGTCGGCAGGATGGCGGCGAGCCCCTTCGCGTTCCTGCGCGGTTCCGCCGGGCTCATGGCCCACGACCTCGTCGGCTCACCCGTCACCGGCATCACCGCCCAGATATGCGGCGACGCGCACGCCGCCAACTTCGGCCTCTACGGGGACGCCCGAGGCCGGCTCGTCATCGACCTCAACGACTTCGACGAGACCGTCGTGGGCCCCTGGGAGTGGGACCTCAAGCGGCTCGCCACCTCCCTCGTGCTGGCCGGGCGCGAGGTGGGCGCCGACGAGGAGATGTGCCGGGCCGCCGCCTTCGACACCGTCGGCGCCTACCGCCGCACCATGCGGCTGCTCGCCCGGCTCCCCGCACTCGACGCCTGGAACGCCATCGCGGACGAGGAGCTCGTCTCCCACACCGACGCCCGCGACCTCATAGGCACCCTGGAACGGGTCTCGGCGAAGGCCCGCAACAACACCAGCGCGCGGTTCGCGGCCCGCTCCACCGAGGCCGTCACCGACGAGGAGGGCGGCGGCAGACGCTTCGTCGACGCGCCGCCCGTACTGCGCCGGGTGCCCGACGAGGAGGCGGCGGCCGTGGCCGCCGCGCTCGGCGAGTACCTGGAGACCGTGTCCGAGGACCGGCTGCCGCTCCTCGCCCGGTACGCGGTGCACGACGTGGCCTTCCGCGTGGTCGGCACCGGCAGCGTCGGCACCCGCTCCTACGTGGTGCTGCTCCTCGACCACCGGGGCGAGCCGCTGGTCCTCCAGGTCAAGGAGGCCCGCCCCTCGGCGTTGCTGCCCTACCTTCCGGCGGCCGGCTTCGCGGTCCCGGACGCGGGGCACGAGGGACGGCGCGTGGTGCTCGGGCAGAAGCGGATGCAGGTCGTCAGCGACATCCTGCTCGGCTGGACGACCGTCGAGGGGCGGCCGTACCAGGTGCGCCAGTTCCGCAACCGCAAGGGCAGCGTGGACCCGGCCGCCCTGACCGCCGAGCAGGTCGACGACTACGGCCGCATGACCGGCGCCCTGCTGGCCCGGGCCCACGCCCACAGCGCGGACCCGCGGCTGATCGCCAGCTACTGCGGCAAGAACGAGGAGCTCGACGAGGCCGTGGCGGCCTTCGCCGTCGCCTACGCGGACCGCACCACCGCGGACCACGAGGACCTGCTGTCGGCGATCCGAACGGGCCGCATAACGGCGGAGCTGGGCGTCTGA
- a CDS encoding rhodanese-like domain-containing protein encodes MNFAPLPSVDAASVPADALVLDVREDDEWAAGHVEGALHVPMSEFVARFGEVTEAVAEGRRAFVMCRVGGRSAQVTQYLVQQGIDAVNVDGGMLAWDGAGRPMVADGGSPAYVL; translated from the coding sequence ATGAATTTCGCCCCGCTGCCGTCGGTGGACGCGGCCTCCGTGCCGGCCGATGCCCTGGTGCTGGACGTCCGGGAGGACGACGAGTGGGCGGCCGGTCATGTCGAGGGTGCGCTGCACGTGCCGATGAGCGAGTTCGTCGCGCGGTTCGGTGAGGTCACGGAGGCCGTGGCCGAGGGCCGGCGTGCGTTCGTGATGTGCCGGGTGGGTGGCCGTTCGGCTCAGGTCACGCAGTATCTGGTGCAGCAGGGCATCGACGCCGTGAACGTGGACGGCGGGATGCTGGCCTGGGACGGTGCGGGGCGCCCGATGGTGGCGGACGGCGGGAGCCCCGCGTACGTGCTGTAG
- a CDS encoding acyl-CoA dehydrogenase family protein, with protein sequence MDFTFTEEQHAAVEAAKAVFSDVAPDAVPSPALTPGAVSDDYDRPLWARLAAADLLGLLLDPAHGGAGLDAIALCLVLRESARVLARVPLLETTAVAVTLQRDAPAETAAALLPRVARGELVLTAATHGSTGHDPAPLAVTAHQDATGWTLDGHTGAVPWAHRADLIAVPAHTPDGRTVLALLPRTHQGLTLADQYGTHGELLAELHLDGVRLDPADVIDTDGAWERLRDLLATGTCALALGLGEQVLTMTSQYTGKREQFGHPVATFQAVAVQAADRYIDLRAMEATLWQAAWRLTTDAGGPLPAGGDIAVAKIWASEGVRRVVQTAQHLHGGFGADTDYPLHRYHAWAKHLELALGPAAAHEEELGDLLAAHPLA encoded by the coding sequence GTGGACTTCACCTTCACCGAAGAACAGCACGCCGCCGTCGAGGCGGCCAAGGCCGTCTTCTCCGACGTCGCACCCGACGCCGTACCCAGCCCCGCCCTCACCCCCGGCGCGGTCTCCGACGACTACGACCGCCCCCTATGGGCCCGCCTCGCCGCAGCCGACCTCCTCGGCCTGCTCCTCGACCCCGCCCACGGCGGCGCCGGACTCGACGCCATCGCGCTCTGCCTCGTCCTGCGCGAATCCGCCCGCGTCCTCGCCCGCGTCCCCCTGCTCGAAACCACCGCGGTCGCCGTCACCCTCCAACGGGACGCCCCCGCCGAAACCGCCGCGGCCCTCCTCCCCCGTGTCGCCCGCGGCGAACTCGTCCTCACCGCCGCCACCCACGGCAGCACCGGCCACGACCCGGCCCCCCTCGCCGTCACCGCACACCAGGACGCCACCGGCTGGACCCTCGACGGCCACACCGGAGCGGTCCCCTGGGCCCACCGGGCCGACCTCATCGCCGTCCCCGCGCACACCCCCGACGGCAGGACCGTCCTCGCCCTGCTGCCCCGCACCCACCAGGGACTCACCCTCGCCGACCAGTACGGCACCCACGGCGAACTCCTCGCCGAACTCCACCTCGACGGCGTCCGCCTCGACCCCGCCGACGTCATCGACACCGACGGCGCCTGGGAACGGCTCCGCGACCTCCTCGCCACCGGAACCTGCGCCCTCGCCCTCGGCCTCGGCGAACAGGTCCTCACCATGACCAGCCAGTACACCGGCAAGAGGGAACAGTTCGGCCACCCCGTGGCGACCTTCCAGGCCGTCGCCGTCCAGGCCGCCGACCGCTACATCGACCTGCGCGCCATGGAGGCCACCCTGTGGCAGGCCGCCTGGCGCCTCACCACCGACGCCGGCGGACCGCTCCCCGCCGGCGGGGACATCGCCGTCGCCAAGATCTGGGCCTCCGAAGGCGTACGCCGCGTCGTCCAGACCGCCCAGCACCTCCACGGCGGCTTCGGCGCCGACACCGACTACCCGCTGCACCGCTACCACGCCTGGGCCAAGCACCTCGAACTCGCCCTCGGCCCCGCCGCGGCCCACGAGGAGGAACTGGGCGACCTGCTCGCCGCCCACCCCCTCGCCTGA
- a CDS encoding 2Fe-2S iron-sulfur cluster-binding protein, with protein sequence MQSSKTGRAGFHPLRVSEVEQLTDDSVAVTFAVPPELRETYRHTPGQHLALRRTGAHGEEIRRTYSICAPAAPEGETPVLRVGIRLVDGGEFSTYALKELAVGDTVEVMEPMGRFVLAPRPGHFAAVVGGSGITPVLSMAATLLARQPDATFCLVRSDRTAASTMFLDEVADLKDRHPDRFQLVTVLSREEQQSGLPSGRLDHERLTTLLPALLPVDGIDGWFLCGPFGLVQSAERALRELGVDRTRVHQEIFHVDDGSAPAPAPSADAPAHATLTATLHGRSGNWPVQQGETLLETVLRARADAPYACKGGVCGTCRAFLVSGDVRMDRNFALEPEETDAGYVLACQSHPATPEVELDFDR encoded by the coding sequence ATGCAGTCCTCAAAGACCGGACGGGCCGGATTCCACCCGCTCCGGGTCAGCGAGGTCGAGCAGCTCACGGACGACTCGGTGGCCGTCACCTTCGCCGTCCCGCCCGAGCTGCGCGAGACCTACCGCCACACCCCCGGCCAGCACCTCGCCCTGCGCCGCACCGGAGCCCACGGCGAAGAGATCCGCCGCACCTACTCCATCTGCGCCCCCGCAGCCCCCGAAGGCGAGACGCCCGTCCTCCGCGTCGGCATCCGCCTCGTCGACGGCGGCGAGTTCTCCACCTACGCCCTCAAGGAACTCGCCGTCGGCGACACCGTCGAGGTCATGGAACCCATGGGCCGCTTCGTCCTCGCCCCCCGGCCCGGACACTTCGCGGCCGTCGTCGGCGGCAGCGGCATCACCCCGGTCCTGTCGATGGCCGCCACCCTGCTCGCCCGGCAGCCCGACGCCACCTTCTGCCTCGTGCGCAGCGACCGCACCGCGGCCTCCACGATGTTCCTCGACGAGGTCGCCGACCTCAAGGACCGCCACCCCGACCGCTTCCAGCTGGTCACCGTCCTCTCCCGCGAGGAACAGCAGTCAGGACTCCCCTCCGGCCGGCTCGACCACGAACGGCTCACCACCCTGCTGCCCGCGCTGCTCCCCGTCGACGGCATCGACGGCTGGTTCCTGTGCGGCCCCTTCGGCCTGGTGCAGAGCGCCGAGCGGGCCCTGCGCGAGCTCGGCGTCGACCGGACACGCGTCCACCAGGAGATCTTCCACGTCGACGACGGCTCCGCCCCCGCCCCGGCCCCCTCGGCCGACGCCCCCGCGCACGCGACCCTGACCGCCACCCTGCACGGCCGCTCAGGCAACTGGCCCGTCCAGCAGGGCGAGACGCTCCTGGAGACCGTGCTGCGCGCCCGGGCGGACGCCCCGTACGCCTGCAAGGGCGGCGTGTGCGGCACCTGCCGCGCCTTCCTCGTCTCCGGCGACGTGCGGATGGACCGCAACTTCGCCCTGGAGCCCGAGGAGACCGACGCCGGATACGTCCTGGCCTGCCAGTCCCACCCGGCGACCCCCGAGGTGGAGCTCGACTTCGACCGCTGA
- the paaD gene encoding 1,2-phenylacetyl-CoA epoxidase subunit PaaD encodes MVTTTPATDPATAPTALEEDLARIAGAVPDPELPVLTLAELGVVRGVHVLAPGRVEVELTPTYTGCPAIEAMSSDIEQALHAHGVPEVTVITVLSPAWTTDDITAEGRRKLTEFGIAPPRPQGPAGGPVPLTLAIRCPHCGSTDTELLSRFSSTACKALRRCTACLEPFDHFKEL; translated from the coding sequence ATGGTGACCACCACCCCGGCCACCGACCCGGCCACCGCGCCGACCGCGCTCGAAGAGGACCTGGCCCGCATCGCCGGCGCCGTCCCCGACCCCGAGCTGCCCGTCCTCACCCTCGCCGAACTCGGCGTCGTCCGAGGCGTCCACGTCCTCGCGCCCGGCCGCGTCGAGGTCGAACTCACCCCCACCTACACCGGCTGCCCCGCCATCGAGGCGATGTCCTCCGACATCGAACAGGCCCTCCACGCACACGGAGTACCCGAGGTCACCGTCATCACCGTCCTCAGCCCCGCCTGGACGACCGACGACATCACCGCCGAAGGCCGCCGCAAACTCACCGAGTTCGGCATCGCCCCGCCCCGCCCCCAGGGCCCCGCCGGCGGACCGGTCCCCCTCACCCTCGCGATCCGCTGTCCCCACTGCGGCTCCACCGACACCGAACTCCTCAGCCGCTTCTCCTCCACCGCCTGCAAGGCACTCCGCCGCTGCACGGCCTGCCTCGAACCGTTCGACCACTTCAAGGAGTTGTAG
- the paaC gene encoding 1,2-phenylacetyl-CoA epoxidase subunit PaaC, protein MTAQPATTPAAALALGDDALVLAQRLGEWAGSAPVLEEEVALANIALDLLGQARILLSLVGDEDELAYLREERAFRNCQLVEQPNGDFAHTIARQLYFSTYQRLLYGALAAGDGPLAGLAGKAVKEVAYHQDHAEHWTLRLGDGTEESHRRMQQACDALWRYTGELFQPLDGLDLDTAAMERTWLDSVTAVLEKATLTVPTGPRTGAWKAGAGREGLHTESFGRMLAEMQHLHRSHPGASW, encoded by the coding sequence GTGACCGCACAGCCAGCCACCACCCCGGCCGCCGCCCTCGCCCTCGGCGACGACGCCCTCGTCCTCGCCCAGCGCCTGGGGGAGTGGGCCGGCAGCGCCCCCGTCCTGGAAGAGGAGGTCGCCCTCGCCAACATCGCGCTCGACCTCCTCGGCCAGGCCCGCATCCTGCTCTCCCTCGTCGGCGACGAGGACGAACTGGCCTACCTCCGCGAAGAGCGCGCCTTCCGCAACTGCCAGCTCGTCGAACAGCCCAACGGCGACTTCGCCCACACCATCGCCCGCCAGCTGTACTTCTCCACCTACCAGCGGCTCCTCTACGGCGCGCTCGCCGCCGGCGACGGCCCCCTCGCCGGACTCGCCGGCAAGGCCGTCAAGGAAGTCGCCTACCACCAGGACCACGCCGAGCACTGGACCCTGCGCCTCGGCGACGGCACCGAGGAGAGCCACCGGCGCATGCAGCAGGCCTGCGACGCCCTCTGGCGGTACACCGGCGAACTGTTCCAGCCCCTCGACGGCCTGGACCTCGACACCGCCGCGATGGAGCGCACCTGGCTCGACTCCGTCACCGCCGTCCTCGAAAAGGCCACCCTCACCGTCCCCACGGGCCCGCGCACCGGCGCCTGGAAGGCCGGCGCCGGCCGCGAAGGCCTGCACACCGAGTCCTTCGGACGGATGCTCGCCGAAATGCAGCACCTGCACCGCAGCCACCCGGGCGCGTCATGGTGA
- the paaB gene encoding 1,2-phenylacetyl-CoA epoxidase subunit PaaB codes for MTTDGWPLWEVFVRSRRGLSHTHAGSLHAPDAEMALRNARDLYTRRNEGVSIWVVPSTEITASSPDEKDPFFEPSADKPYRHPTFYEIPDGVKHL; via the coding sequence ATGACCACCGACGGATGGCCGCTGTGGGAGGTGTTCGTGCGCTCGCGCCGCGGACTGTCCCACACCCACGCCGGCAGCCTCCACGCACCGGACGCCGAGATGGCCCTGCGCAACGCCCGCGACCTCTACACCCGCCGCAACGAAGGCGTGTCGATCTGGGTCGTCCCCTCCACCGAGATCACCGCCTCCTCCCCCGACGAGAAGGACCCCTTCTTCGAGCCCTCGGCGGACAAGCCCTACCGCCACCCCACCTTCTACGAGATCCCGGACGGGGTGAAGCACCTGTGA
- the paaA gene encoding 1,2-phenylacetyl-CoA epoxidase subunit PaaA produces the protein MTAGTAETTATPVTAETATQAALEAVFDAAVAADERIEPRDWMPDAYRAGLVRQIAQHAHSEIIGMQPEANWITRAPSLRRKAILMAKVQDEAGHGLYLYSAAETLGTSRDELLDKLHSGRQKYSSIFNYPTLTWADVGAIGWLVDGAAITNQVPLCRCSYGPYARAMVRVCKEESFHQRQGYEALLALSRGTEAQHAMAQDAVDRWWWPSLMMFGPPDDESTHSAQAMAWKIKRHSNDELRQRFVDIAAPQAESLGLTLPDPDLKWNEERGHYDFGPIDWAEFWDVLKGNGPCNEQRLTKRRQAHEDGAWVREAAAAYAEKHTAKQHTDGEARA, from the coding sequence ATGACCGCAGGCACGGCAGAGACGACAGCGACACCGGTGACGGCAGAGACGGCGACACAGGCCGCCCTCGAAGCGGTGTTCGACGCCGCCGTCGCCGCCGACGAGCGCATCGAGCCCCGCGACTGGATGCCCGACGCCTACCGCGCCGGCCTGGTCCGCCAGATCGCCCAGCACGCCCACTCCGAGATCATCGGCATGCAGCCCGAGGCGAACTGGATCACCCGCGCCCCCTCCCTCCGGCGCAAGGCCATCCTCATGGCCAAGGTCCAGGACGAGGCCGGCCACGGCCTCTACCTCTACAGCGCCGCCGAGACGCTCGGCACCAGCCGCGACGAGCTCCTCGACAAGCTCCACTCCGGCCGCCAGAAGTACTCGTCGATCTTCAACTACCCCACGCTGACCTGGGCCGACGTCGGCGCCATCGGCTGGCTCGTGGACGGCGCCGCCATCACCAACCAGGTCCCCCTCTGCCGCTGCTCCTACGGACCGTACGCACGCGCCATGGTCCGGGTCTGCAAGGAGGAGTCCTTCCACCAGCGCCAGGGGTACGAGGCCCTCCTCGCCCTCTCCCGCGGCACCGAGGCCCAGCACGCCATGGCCCAGGACGCGGTCGACCGCTGGTGGTGGCCCTCCCTGATGATGTTCGGCCCGCCGGACGACGAGTCGACCCACTCCGCCCAGGCCATGGCCTGGAAGATCAAGCGCCACTCCAACGACGAACTGCGCCAGCGCTTCGTCGACATCGCCGCCCCGCAGGCCGAATCCCTCGGCCTCACCCTCCCCGACCCCGACCTGAAGTGGAACGAGGAGCGCGGGCACTACGACTTCGGCCCCATCGACTGGGCCGAGTTCTGGGACGTCCTCAAGGGCAACGGCCCCTGCAACGAGCAGCGCCTCACCAAGCGCCGCCAGGCACACGAGGACGGCGCCTGGGTCAGGGAAGCCGCCGCGGCCTACGCGGAGAAGCACACTGCGAAGCAGCACACGGACGGGGAGGCACGGGCATGA
- a CDS encoding DUF5819 family protein has translation MDSDDDRGVREDATETAAQDEPAPPDEPAGPDEPAGPDAPERHDGSVPPARRSGAGIAGLSLPYQVVAAVALAVLGVFACVHVAMVFLHVAPSNTLTKQHGEAVDDWIYPEFEQNWKLFAPNPLQQNIAVQVRAQVAGDGGRRTTGWIDLSAQDAADIRGSLLPSHTEQNELRRAWDFYLNSHTDDHRPNGLRGELSESYMRRIVMLRLDERDLGGTVERIQLRSVTTPVPPPPWSGEKTGAQPAFRSYPWWRITDADRPAGAADAEARGLAPNRTEAGR, from the coding sequence ATGGACTCGGACGACGACAGGGGCGTGCGCGAGGACGCCACCGAGACCGCAGCCCAGGACGAGCCCGCGCCCCCGGACGAGCCGGCGGGGCCGGACGAGCCGGCGGGGCCGGACGCCCCGGAGCGCCACGACGGGTCCGTGCCGCCGGCCCGGCGGTCCGGGGCCGGGATCGCCGGGCTGTCGCTGCCGTACCAGGTCGTCGCCGCCGTCGCGCTCGCCGTCCTGGGCGTCTTCGCCTGCGTCCACGTCGCGATGGTGTTCCTGCACGTCGCCCCGTCGAACACGCTGACCAAGCAGCACGGCGAGGCCGTCGACGACTGGATCTACCCCGAGTTCGAGCAGAACTGGAAGCTCTTCGCCCCCAACCCGCTCCAGCAGAACATCGCCGTCCAGGTGCGCGCCCAGGTGGCCGGTGACGGCGGGCGCAGGACCACCGGCTGGATCGACCTCTCCGCCCAGGACGCCGCGGACATCCGAGGCAGCCTGCTGCCGAGCCACACCGAGCAGAACGAGCTGCGCCGGGCCTGGGACTTCTACCTGAACTCCCACACCGACGACCACCGCCCCAACGGGCTGCGCGGAGAGCTCTCCGAGAGCTACATGCGGCGGATCGTGATGCTGCGCCTCGACGAGCGGGATCTCGGCGGCACGGTCGAGCGGATCCAGCTGCGCTCCGTGACCACGCCCGTCCCTCCGCCCCCGTGGAGCGGCGAGAAGACCGGCGCGCAGCCGGCCTTCCGCAGCTACCCGTGGTGGCGGATCACCGATGCCGACCGGCCCGCCGGGGCCGCGGACGCCGAGGCCCGGGGCCTCGCGCCGAACCGTACGGAGGCCGGCCGATGA
- a CDS encoding HTTM domain-containing protein, protein MSRTPAAPAQPRVPFDRRLARAVQKVTAEALGPYQTAIVRIGFSLTWLLFLLREWPHRLELYGPDGPWSWEMGRRLIADNHAFTALMWSDGRLWFELVYGLAVLSSVLLLLGWHTRAVSVVFMAGVLSLQNRSIFMGDGGDNVVHIMALYLVLTRCGQVWSLDARRAARRGRSGGGAERGPDRDLVGPLLWTVLGGLLLAATWFSELTGEWWLVVLMWVLWLGQGLWWLVCRYADDEPRTLLDVIANLTHNAALVVIMVEVCLIYATAGWYKIQGSRWQDGTALYYPLKLDYFSPWPALSDLLGASGVMVLLLTYGTVIVQVAFPFTLFNRKVKNVLLAVMMLEHAGIAVLLGLPFFSLAMISADAVFLPTAFLLWLGARAARGRDRLLRRKPPVEAVPAPPPRTLVG, encoded by the coding sequence ATGAGCCGCACCCCCGCTGCCCCCGCGCAGCCCCGCGTCCCCTTCGACCGGCGGCTCGCCCGGGCCGTCCAGAAGGTCACGGCCGAGGCCCTCGGCCCGTACCAGACGGCGATCGTCCGGATCGGCTTCTCGCTCACCTGGCTGCTGTTCCTGCTGCGCGAGTGGCCGCACCGGCTGGAGCTGTACGGGCCCGACGGCCCCTGGTCCTGGGAGATGGGCCGCCGGCTGATCGCCGACAACCACGCCTTCACCGCCCTGATGTGGTCCGACGGGCGGCTCTGGTTCGAGCTCGTCTACGGGCTCGCGGTGCTCTCCTCCGTGCTGCTGCTGCTCGGCTGGCACACCCGGGCCGTGTCCGTGGTCTTCATGGCCGGCGTGCTGTCCCTGCAGAACCGGTCCATCTTCATGGGCGACGGCGGCGACAACGTCGTCCACATCATGGCGCTCTACCTCGTCCTCACCCGCTGCGGCCAGGTCTGGTCGCTCGACGCCCGGCGGGCGGCCCGGCGCGGGCGCAGCGGTGGCGGCGCGGAGCGCGGCCCGGACCGCGACCTGGTGGGACCGCTGCTGTGGACGGTCCTCGGCGGCCTCCTCCTCGCCGCCACCTGGTTCTCCGAGCTCACCGGCGAGTGGTGGCTCGTGGTGCTCATGTGGGTGCTGTGGCTGGGGCAGGGGCTGTGGTGGCTGGTGTGCCGGTACGCCGACGACGAGCCGCGCACCCTGCTCGACGTCATCGCCAACCTCACCCACAACGCCGCCCTCGTCGTGATCATGGTGGAGGTCTGTCTGATCTACGCCACGGCCGGCTGGTACAAGATCCAGGGTTCGCGCTGGCAGGACGGCACCGCGCTGTACTACCCGCTCAAGCTGGACTACTTCTCCCCCTGGCCGGCCCTCTCCGACCTGCTGGGGGCGAGCGGGGTGATGGTGCTGCTGCTGACCTACGGCACCGTGATCGTCCAGGTCGCCTTCCCCTTCACGCTCTTCAACCGCAAGGTCAAGAACGTCCTGCTCGCCGTGATGATGCTGGAGCATGCGGGCATCGCCGTGCTGCTGGGGCTCCCCTTCTTCTCGCTCGCGATGATCTCCGCGGACGCGGTCTTCCTGCCGACGGCGTTCCTGCTGTGGCTGGGCGCGCGGGCGGCGCGGGGCCGGGACCGGCTGCTGCGGCGGAAGCCGCCGGTGGAAGCGGTGCCCGCGCCGCCTCCCCGTACCCTCGTCGGGTGA
- a CDS encoding TrmH family RNA methyltransferase, with translation MSTTEEQQSEPVQYDEGFAPEVGVGPHPEPWPRGERYDPELLAGGDRRNVVDRYRYWTREAIVEDLDTRRHDFHVAVENWGHDFNIGSVVRTANAFLAKEIHIVGRRRWNRRGAMVTDRYQHVRHHPDTRSLTAWAAAENLPIIGIDNLPGSVPLERTVLPRRCVLLFGQEGPGLTEEAREHAAMVCSIAQFGSTRSINAGAAAAVAMHAWVQRYAEID, from the coding sequence GTGAGCACCACCGAGGAACAGCAGAGCGAGCCGGTCCAGTACGACGAGGGCTTCGCCCCCGAGGTCGGCGTCGGGCCGCACCCGGAGCCCTGGCCGCGGGGCGAGCGCTACGACCCCGAGCTGCTGGCCGGCGGCGACCGGCGCAACGTCGTCGACCGCTACCGCTACTGGACGCGGGAGGCGATCGTCGAGGACCTGGACACCCGCCGCCACGACTTCCACGTGGCGGTGGAGAACTGGGGCCACGACTTCAACATCGGCTCGGTGGTGCGCACCGCGAACGCCTTCCTCGCCAAGGAGATCCACATCGTGGGGCGGCGGCGCTGGAACCGGCGCGGGGCCATGGTCACCGACCGCTACCAGCACGTGCGGCACCACCCGGACACCCGGTCGCTGACCGCCTGGGCGGCGGCCGAGAACCTGCCGATCATCGGCATCGACAACCTGCCGGGCTCGGTGCCGCTGGAGCGCACCGTGCTGCCGCGCCGCTGTGTGCTGCTCTTCGGGCAGGAGGGACCGGGGCTCACCGAGGAGGCCCGGGAGCACGCGGCGATGGTCTGCTCGATCGCCCAGTTCGGATCGACCCGGTCGATCAACGCGGGCGCGGCGGCCGCGGTCGCCATGCACGCCTGGGTGCAGCGGTACGCGGAGATCGACTGA